From the genome of Flavobacterium ovatum, one region includes:
- a CDS encoding DUF4296 domain-containing protein — translation MKKIAVIILFIFSVGCKKERVERPDHLIDKSDMVNIMYDLALLNVIKYQYPVQVEDYEKNDLAYVYKKYKIDSAQFVQSNRYYAADYKGYKKMYDEIALKVEDNKILFDSLTKLDEKKLLKKKKSIVKKDSLSKEKRLQQRLEKGAKEETQGVLD, via the coding sequence ATGAAAAAAATAGCTGTCATTATTTTGTTTATTTTTTCCGTAGGTTGCAAAAAAGAACGTGTGGAGAGGCCAGACCATCTTATTGATAAGTCGGATATGGTAAATATTATGTATGATTTGGCTCTTTTAAATGTAATCAAGTATCAATATCCTGTTCAGGTTGAAGACTATGAAAAAAATGACTTAGCCTATGTTTATAAAAAATATAAAATAGATAGTGCTCAGTTTGTTCAAAGTAATAGGTATTATGCTGCTGACTATAAAGGGTATAAAAAAATGTACGATGAGATTGCATTAAAAGTTGAAGATAATAAAATACTGTTTGACTCTCTGACTAAATTAGACGAAAAGAAGTTGCTAAAGAAAAAGAAGTCTATTGTTAAGAAAGACTCTTTGAGTAAGGAAAAAAGGTTACAACAAAGATTAGAAAAAGGTGCGAAAGAGGAGACTCAAGGAGTGCTAGACTAA
- a CDS encoding dihydroorotase, whose translation MNKVLIKNAKIVNEGVIFEGDVLIENDLIVEISESISAKSSDYVIVDAEGNYLMPGAIDDQVHFREPGLTHKGDIESESKAAVAGGITSFIEQPNTVPNAVTQEVLEEKYQLAAQKSYANYSFMMGATNDNLEEVLKTNPKNVAGIKIFLGSSTGNMLVDNEATLEKIFSSTPLLIAVHCEDEATIKENTAKYIAEYGDEVPVTAHHLIRSVEACYISSSKAIALAKKTGARLHVFHLSTAKEMDLFTNKIPLEEKKITAEVCVHHLWFTNDDYATKGNMIKWNPAVKTAADRDALWKALLDDRIDVIATDHAPHTLEEKKQPYLKAPSGGPLVQHAVVAMFEAFHQGKISVEKIVQKMCHNPAKIFQIEKRGFIKVGYYADLVIVNAGLPWSVKKENILAKCGWSPFEGYTFKSRITHTFVNGQLVYTAFKVKNIKAGKRLLFDRNF comes from the coding sequence ATGAATAAGGTTTTAATTAAGAATGCCAAAATAGTAAATGAAGGGGTGATTTTTGAAGGCGATGTTTTAATTGAAAATGACTTAATTGTTGAAATTTCAGAAAGCATTAGTGCTAAGTCATCAGATTATGTAATTGTGGATGCAGAGGGGAATTATCTAATGCCAGGTGCTATTGATGATCAAGTTCATTTTAGAGAACCTGGGTTAACTCATAAAGGAGATATTGAATCAGAGTCAAAAGCGGCTGTTGCAGGTGGAATCACATCGTTTATTGAGCAACCTAACACGGTGCCAAATGCAGTTACGCAGGAGGTTTTAGAAGAGAAATACCAACTTGCAGCCCAAAAATCGTATGCGAATTATTCGTTTATGATGGGTGCAACAAATGATAACTTAGAGGAGGTTTTAAAAACAAACCCTAAGAATGTGGCAGGGATCAAAATATTTTTAGGTTCTTCAACTGGAAATATGTTAGTAGATAACGAGGCTACTCTAGAAAAAATATTTTCGAGTACGCCTTTGTTGATTGCTGTTCACTGTGAAGATGAGGCTACTATTAAAGAAAATACGGCAAAGTATATTGCTGAATACGGTGATGAGGTTCCTGTGACAGCACACCATTTGATTCGCTCAGTTGAAGCGTGTTATATCTCGTCTTCTAAAGCTATAGCTTTGGCTAAAAAAACGGGTGCTCGTTTGCATGTCTTTCATCTTTCTACTGCCAAAGAAATGGATTTGTTTACCAATAAAATCCCATTGGAAGAAAAAAAGATTACTGCTGAGGTTTGTGTGCATCATTTGTGGTTTACTAATGATGATTATGCAACTAAAGGCAATATGATTAAATGGAATCCAGCTGTAAAAACTGCCGCTGACAGAGATGCCTTGTGGAAAGCATTACTTGATGACCGCATTGATGTCATTGCAACGGATCATGCACCTCATACATTGGAAGAAAAAAAACAACCGTATTTGAAAGCACCTTCAGGTGGGCCTTTAGTGCAACATGCTGTTGTTGCAATGTTTGAAGCCTTTCATCAAGGTAAAATTAGCGTTGAGAAAATTGTTCAAAAAATGTGTCATAATCCTGCTAAGATTTTTCAAATTGAGAAACGTGGATTTATAAAAGTAGGTTATTATGCAGATTTAGTGATTGTTAATGCAGGATTACCTTGGAGTGTTAAGAAGGAAAATATTTTAGCTAAATGTGGTTGGTCTCCTTTCGAGGGCTATACATTCAAATCAAGAATTACGCATACTTTTGTAAATGGACAATTAGTTTATACTGCATTTAAAGTAAAAAACATTAAAGCAGGAAAACGCTTGTTGTTTGATAGAAACTTCTAG
- a CDS encoding polyprenol monophosphomannose synthase, with product MSDSIVIIPTYNEIENIESIIRAVLSQHKSFHVLIIDDNSPDHTADKVIVLQSEFEDRLFLEKRAKKSGLGTAYVHGFKWALARKYEFIFEMDADFSHNPNDLEKLYNACHFGDADLAIGSRYVTGVNVVNWPLNRVLMSYFASVYVRMITGMKIHDATAGFVCYKRQVLETIKLDKIKFVGYAFQIEMKYRTFCRKFQITEVPIIFTDRTKGQSKMSNSIIVEAVFGVISLRLKKLFNTL from the coding sequence ATGAGCGACAGTATTGTTATAATTCCTACCTATAACGAAATTGAAAACATCGAGAGTATTATTCGTGCTGTGTTATCACAGCATAAGAGTTTTCATGTTCTAATTATAGATGATAATTCACCGGATCATACTGCTGATAAAGTTATAGTGTTACAGTCAGAATTTGAAGATCGTCTTTTTTTAGAGAAAAGAGCGAAAAAATCGGGTTTAGGTACTGCTTATGTTCATGGTTTTAAATGGGCTCTTGCTAGGAAATATGAATTTATTTTTGAGATGGATGCCGATTTTTCACATAATCCAAATGATTTAGAAAAACTCTATAATGCGTGTCATTTTGGAGATGCTGATTTAGCTATTGGTTCTCGGTATGTGACTGGGGTAAATGTGGTCAACTGGCCTTTAAATAGGGTGTTGATGTCTTATTTTGCATCAGTTTATGTGCGTATGATTACAGGAATGAAAATACATGATGCAACTGCGGGTTTTGTTTGTTACAAACGGCAGGTGTTAGAAACAATAAAATTGGATAAAATAAAATTTGTGGGCTACGCTTTTCAAATTGAAATGAAGTATAGGACTTTTTGTCGAAAATTTCAAATCACGGAAGTGCCTATTATTTTTACCGATAGAACAAAGGGACAGTCTAAAATGAGTAATTCTATCATTGTAGAAGCTGTCTTTGGAGTGATATCATTAAGATTGAAAAAATTATTTAATACATTATAA
- a CDS encoding DUF4271 domain-containing protein, whose translation MTEHILQPRIIESKDWATILFVLSLILIAITKSTNENRFGDFINLIFSDKYSKVYRDASHLNSGFTLSLFIVQAISFSFFIQLSLSFFGLASKTDYILYVQIFTFVTFFILSKYLIEKIIATAFNIEEFVEQFNLQKVTYRTYIGLLILPFNIILFYQEGISIIIPQTIIAIILIINILTYLMSIKNYQNLIFGKLFYFILYLCTLEIAPYFFMYYLYTKGSA comes from the coding sequence ATGACAGAACATATACTACAACCAAGAATAATTGAAAGCAAGGATTGGGCAACAATTTTATTTGTATTGTCATTAATACTTATAGCTATAACCAAATCAACTAATGAAAACAGATTTGGGGACTTCATCAATTTAATTTTTTCTGACAAATACTCTAAAGTATATCGAGATGCAAGCCATTTAAATAGCGGCTTTACTTTATCGTTATTTATTGTCCAAGCTATATCCTTTTCTTTTTTCATCCAACTTAGCTTAAGCTTTTTTGGACTAGCTTCTAAAACGGACTATATCTTGTATGTCCAAATTTTTACTTTCGTTACTTTCTTTATTTTATCAAAGTATTTAATCGAAAAAATAATAGCGACAGCATTCAATATAGAAGAATTTGTAGAACAATTCAACCTTCAAAAAGTTACATATAGAACATATATCGGGCTATTGATACTACCTTTTAACATTATTTTATTCTACCAAGAAGGAATATCAATAATTATCCCACAAACTATTATAGCAATAATACTGATTATCAATATACTAACTTATTTGATGTCAATAAAAAATTATCAAAATCTAATATTCGGCAAGTTGTTTTATTTTATTTTATATCTTTGCACTCTCGAAATAGCCCCCTATTTTTTTATGTATTATTTATATACAAAAGGTAGCGCTTAG